The DNA sequence TATAGTTTTTACTCGCAatttctaagaaaaaaaaaaaaagataaatatgaCGCAAAGTgcacgataaataattactatCCAGCGCGCACACGGTGGGAGCAGCTGAGCGGGAAGTAGAATGCTAAATCCGTAGAATTTTGCAGTTTCGTTGAGACTTCTCGATCGAACGTCTCTGACTTGGGACCGTTTATCATGCCGCGGccagaaatttcttttaatctacGACTCTTCGAGATTTAACGGTTCTCTGATACAATTTCGCGACTTGTAACTTCGGCAAAGAGCACTTCGCGCAATTCGGGCTGAATTACTTTATATTCGTAAATCATGTCGTAGTTTTACTTATTATGTAGAcagtgagagaaaaaaaaataaaataaaataaagaaaaaaataattcatcaaGAATTCACCGTTTACTCACCAAAAGAATCCTGAGCACGATGGAGAACGAGGTAGATTCGATGACTACAGTATCGCGCTCAGTAGAATACGGCCTCCGTATGATCGGCGTATGGCCGGGCACGTCGTGCGCGATTCTACTTAAAGTCCTGAGCATATCGTCGATGATCGTGTTTCAAGTCTTTCAATACCAGCACGTGATCGTGAATTTCGGCGAGGAGGATCTGACGATTCTCATGGATGCGCTAAGCGTAACTTTCGCTTACACCCTTTTGCTCATTAAGATGCTCATTTTCTCGTTCAATGCTCGGTAAGCTTTCTCAACGCGATATGTCGAGCGCGAGATCTAACGATTCGCGTAAAAGGAACTCCtgcttttatttcattttaaacCACCCTgcaaaattgattatttttattaatttcattatcgtTACTGTATATAATTTCGACAAAACAAAGGtctctgattttttttccatgcCCCCCCGAGTAACGTCtgatactttattaaataatttattatagtcTACTGAACGAAATCATGAGATGTATGATCAAAGATTGGAAAGAGTGCGACATTTCCGGCGAGTACACGATGACCAGAACAGCTCACGTCTCTCGCTGGGTCTCTAACGTTATCATCTTCTCGCATATGACGTCAGTGTTTCTTTACGCGATAGGCACGTTAATGAAGATCAAAACCGAGAACCAAACTGACAATCGAGAGCTCATCATCAAAATGGAGATACCTTTCGAAATACAGAGCACGCCAGTACACGTAGCTGTTCTCGTTACGCAATTCATTCATCAGACGTGTGCGGCTGGCATGGTTGGCGTCTTGAATTCTTTGCTGATAATATTGGTAAGTTTTGCCTACGTGATTCGCCGACGCGCTTTTTGAAATTGCTAAAGTAAATGATCAACATTCGTCGCGGCGTTTTAGGTTCTTCATGTGTGCGGACAGATCGACATAGTTCGGCAGAAACTTAGCGAAATCACGCAGAAGACTATGGAACGCAAGAACGTTGGGCAGAACGTAAACGAGAGTATCATGAAGATGCTGATCGTCAGACATCAAGAAATCATCGGCTTCTCCAAGAACATCGAGGCTCTCTATTCGAACATCGCGCTAATACAGTTTGTATCAAATACTTTGGTGATTTGTTGCCTGGGATTCCTAATCGTGATCGTGAGTACATTAAAGTAAGATTAATTCCCGCGAGATATAAAACAGCGGGAAAATTTCAGTCTATCGGCGCACCGGGCGGATCAATGATGCTGGTGAAGTCCGTGTTCTTTTACATTGTTATGAGCCTGGAGGCATTTATATATTGCTTCGTCGGCGAGCATCTTAGTACACAAGTCCGTATACAATATACTGTGtatattatatgcatattgCTTTACAAAATAATCGTATTTCAGAGCGAGATGATCGGCGACTCGGCGTACGAGTCTCTATGGTACGAATTAAACCCGACTGAGAAGAAAGATATTCACATCGTGATCGTTAGATCGCAAAAGCATTTGACGCTCACAATAGGAAAAGTCCTGGAGCTCTCGTTGAAGCAATTTGCCAACGTAAGAATTTAGCGAAGTAGAGAAAGCGATGACAAAAATGACTTATCGCAACAGTTTCGgcaatcattttttaaattgccttAGCGGAATATTTACCTACGGTAATCATGATCGCTTCTGTCGTGTTATAGATCGTGAAAGCTTCGGCGTCGTACGTGTCGGTGTTGCATGCGATGTACTGAGGCCTAAATGTACTTTGCGCTCCACTTATATCTTCGCATGCGGAGACTATAGCGCTTTTACAGGATTGACAATTTTCCTGATCGAAGGCTCGATGGGGTTTCATATTGAACGAGTaaaggggcaaaaatattatttatcgaagCATCAGCTCGCGATAATCGTACTTGATTTGTAGTGCATGGaggtataaatttaacattgacGTGCCCGATCGATGTACTTCGCCATATTCGacaaaatcgaaataaaagcattttttaaaaacaaagaatttaatttaatttattaaacgttgCTGCTTaaatttttccgcgataaTTA is a window from the Cardiocondyla obscurior isolate alpha-2009 linkage group LG01, Cobs3.1, whole genome shotgun sequence genome containing:
- the LOC139102643 gene encoding odorant receptor 10-like, with protein sequence MERKNVGQNVNESIMKMLIVRHQEIIGFSKNIEALYSNIALIQFVSNTLVICCLGFLIVISIGAPGGSMMLVKSVFFYIVMSLEAFIYCFVGEHLSTQVRIQYTVYIICILLYKIIVFQSEMIGDSAYESLWYELNPTEKKDIHIVIVRSQKHLTLTIGKVLELSLKQFANIVKASASYVSVLHAMY